A portion of the Acidisarcina polymorpha genome contains these proteins:
- a CDS encoding MarR family winged helix-turn-helix transcriptional regulator, whose product MSDCHPRENSANFPVAALMKRGLQLLRERLDEVLRPYGITSAQLHVLGALDRDPGISGAKLARTCQVTPQTTQVLLRGIEAKGLVIRSPHPENGRILLARLTPSGKRILARSRAALGEIYTQMLDGFADDEVHTLETLLSRCLSNLDAVNQK is encoded by the coding sequence ATGTCCGACTGTCATCCGAGAGAAAATTCGGCCAACTTTCCCGTAGCGGCGCTCATGAAGCGAGGGCTGCAGCTGCTGCGAGAAAGGCTGGACGAAGTTCTTCGTCCTTACGGCATCACCTCCGCCCAACTTCACGTACTCGGCGCCTTGGACCGCGATCCGGGTATCTCCGGCGCGAAACTCGCCCGCACCTGCCAGGTCACTCCGCAAACCACTCAGGTGCTCCTGCGCGGGATCGAAGCCAAAGGCTTGGTCATCCGCAGCCCCCATCCGGAAAATGGCCGCATCTTGCTCGCTCGTCTGACTCCTTCGGGGAAGCGAATCCTGGCCCGCTCCCGAGCTGCTCTGGGGGAGATTTATACCCAGATGCTTGACGGTTTTGCCGACGATGAGGTTCACACACTCGAGACGCTGCTGTCCCGGTGTCTCAGCAATCTCGACGCGGTCAATCAGAAATAA
- a CDS encoding DHA2 family efflux MFS transporter permease subunit, translated as MPDIHDWKPSHNPWAVALTVTLATFMEVLDTSIANVALPHMAGSLGASQDEATWVLTSYLVASAIILPISGWLATRFGRKRFYMTCVVIFTVCSLLCGLAQTLPILILARVLQGIGGGGLAPSEQAILADSFPVSKRGQAFAVYGMAVVVAPAIGPTLGGWITDNFNWHWIFFINIPIGILSLFLSNRMVEDPPYLMEQRATIMKDKPKVDFTGLGLVAVGVGCLEFVLDKGQEKDWFGDSMITTFFLIAVFLLVFFVFWEWRHPDPIVDLKLLKNRNFGTAVFLQFILGIVLFSTTVLIPQFLQTLLGYTAERSGMVLSPGGLLMMVLMPVAGILVAKMDARLLVSIGYTLTALMLFNLTHLSLDVSFAQITLWRALQVIGLPFVFIPISTLNYVGVPRNKSNQISSFSNFARNLGGSMGTAMLTTFLTRTSQTHQSALAANTGNSMAYNAYIDRTKSALMALGQGADQAKQAAVGHAYTQMVRQASMLSYMNAFWLLSAIIACLIPLPFIMRKPPPRVKAPIEAAAH; from the coding sequence TTGCCGGACATACACGACTGGAAGCCAAGCCATAACCCCTGGGCGGTTGCGCTCACGGTCACCTTGGCGACGTTCATGGAGGTGCTGGATACCTCGATCGCCAACGTCGCGCTTCCCCATATGGCGGGATCGCTCGGCGCTAGCCAGGACGAGGCAACGTGGGTGCTGACCAGCTACCTGGTGGCCAGCGCCATCATTCTGCCGATTTCCGGATGGCTAGCGACGCGTTTTGGCCGGAAGCGCTTCTACATGACCTGTGTGGTCATCTTCACCGTATGCTCCCTGCTCTGCGGTCTCGCCCAGACGCTACCAATCTTGATTTTGGCCCGGGTACTGCAGGGCATTGGCGGCGGCGGGCTGGCCCCGAGCGAACAAGCGATCCTGGCCGACAGCTTCCCAGTGAGCAAACGCGGCCAGGCGTTCGCGGTCTATGGCATGGCAGTAGTGGTTGCGCCGGCGATCGGGCCAACTCTCGGCGGCTGGATTACAGATAATTTCAACTGGCATTGGATCTTCTTTATCAATATTCCCATTGGGATTCTCTCCCTCTTCCTCAGCAACCGGATGGTTGAAGATCCGCCTTACCTCATGGAACAGCGCGCCACCATCATGAAGGACAAGCCTAAAGTCGACTTTACCGGCCTGGGTCTGGTCGCGGTGGGCGTCGGCTGCCTCGAATTCGTACTGGATAAGGGTCAGGAAAAGGACTGGTTCGGCGACTCGATGATCACCACCTTCTTCCTCATCGCCGTTTTTCTGCTGGTCTTCTTCGTCTTCTGGGAGTGGCGGCATCCTGACCCAATTGTCGACCTGAAGCTTCTGAAGAACCGGAACTTCGGAACCGCCGTCTTTCTACAGTTCATTTTGGGGATTGTGCTGTTCAGCACGACCGTGCTGATTCCGCAGTTCCTGCAGACGCTGCTCGGGTATACGGCGGAGCGCTCCGGCATGGTGCTGTCGCCGGGCGGCTTATTGATGATGGTGCTGATGCCCGTCGCAGGCATTCTGGTAGCGAAGATGGACGCTCGGCTACTCGTCTCAATCGGCTATACGCTGACGGCGCTCATGCTCTTTAATCTCACTCATCTGAGCCTGGATGTCAGCTTCGCGCAGATCACGCTGTGGCGAGCTCTGCAGGTGATCGGACTGCCGTTCGTCTTCATTCCGATCAGCACCTTGAACTACGTGGGAGTTCCGCGCAACAAGAGCAATCAAATTTCCAGCTTCTCGAACTTTGCCCGTAACCTGGGCGGGAGCATGGGCACAGCGATGCTGACCACGTTCCTTACCCGCACCTCGCAGACCCACCAGTCAGCTTTGGCGGCCAACACCGGCAACAGCATGGCTTACAACGCCTACATCGATCGGACCAAGTCAGCGTTGATGGCGCTCGGGCAGGGTGCGGACCAGGCGAAGCAAGCAGCGGTGGGCCATGCATACACGCAGATGGTCCGACAGGCCTCCATGCTCAGCTACATGAATGCGTTCTGGCTGTTGAGCGCAATCATCGCCTGCCTGATTCCATTGCCCTTCATTATGCGAAAGCCGCCACCACGGGTGAAGGCGCCTATAGAAGCCGCGGCCCACTAG
- a CDS encoding DUF2721 domain-containing protein: protein MRAISLSRDRIRTLAHEYRAGGLPEGRRENIQRQMLIFQRRMTLVSWSSRILYLAICCFVSVALLICLTTWRQMLSVVTLPIFGIGVALVGTAVILQFFEVQASYKTLALEASEVLRDASKL from the coding sequence ATGCGCGCTATCTCGCTGTCTCGGGACCGCATTCGAACCCTCGCCCACGAATACCGGGCGGGTGGGCTGCCGGAGGGACGCCGGGAGAACATTCAACGGCAGATGCTGATCTTTCAACGCCGCATGACCCTGGTCTCCTGGTCCTCTCGCATTCTCTATCTGGCCATCTGTTGTTTCGTCTCGGTGGCGTTGCTGATCTGCCTCACTACCTGGAGACAGATGCTGTCTGTGGTCACGCTGCCCATCTTCGGTATCGGAGTCGCGCTAGTGGGCACCGCCGTGATCCTCCAGTTCTTTGAAGTCCAGGCCTCTTACAAGACCCTTGCTCTTGAAGCGAGCGAGGTACTTCGGGACGCGAGCAAGCTTTGA
- a CDS encoding Ig-like domain repeat protein, whose translation MPSATNTVLMASANPANVGSPVTFTADVTPVEGSGVPTGTIRFLINNVTAAEVALDETGKASYMTSSLPIGIDNIVMATYLGAPGQYQASNYTVVETTLGKVATPTFPRIGGTYFLPVPVVMETKTPGASIYYTVDGPTPTSKSKIYTGTYVAYTTQTIKAIAILNGEDSAVATATFTIDPSAIRTRTTLMSSANPAVAGDTVTFTAVVSGASGSTPTGPVVFKDNGKIIGTVSLTDGAAAFKTSALSAGTHQIAAVYAGSASDANSQAIVNQQMNPK comes from the coding sequence TTGCCGTCAGCCACAAATACGGTGCTCATGGCGAGCGCAAATCCAGCGAACGTGGGTTCTCCGGTGACCTTCACCGCCGACGTTACTCCTGTCGAGGGCAGCGGGGTGCCAACGGGAACAATTCGTTTTCTCATTAACAATGTGACCGCCGCTGAGGTGGCGCTGGACGAGACAGGAAAAGCCTCTTATATGACCAGTAGCCTCCCGATTGGCATTGACAACATAGTTATGGCTACCTATTTAGGAGCGCCAGGGCAGTACCAGGCAAGCAATTACACCGTCGTCGAGACCACCCTCGGCAAGGTCGCCACTCCGACCTTCCCCCGCATCGGAGGTACATATTTCCTACCGGTTCCCGTTGTCATGGAAACCAAAACGCCAGGCGCATCGATCTACTACACCGTTGATGGACCGACTCCTACGAGCAAATCGAAGATCTACACCGGTACCTATGTGGCCTACACGACTCAGACTATCAAGGCGATTGCCATCCTGAACGGTGAAGACAGCGCGGTCGCAACGGCAACGTTCACCATCGATCCGAGTGCAATTCGAACTAGGACGACGCTGATGTCATCCGCGAACCCGGCGGTCGCGGGCGATACGGTGACATTTACAGCGGTCGTAAGCGGCGCTTCGGGCTCCACCCCAACCGGCCCCGTTGTCTTTAAAGATAATGGAAAGATAATTGGAACCGTCTCGCTCACAGATGGCGCCGCCGCCTTCAAGACCTCGGCGCTTAGTGCAGGTACCCATCAGATCGCTGCTGTTTATGCGGGCAGCGCGAGCGATGCGAACAGTCAGGCGATCGTCAACCAGCAGATGAACCCCAAATAG
- a CDS encoding SBBP repeat-containing protein, with translation MYSTFLGNGGLEGASPFGPLALAVDGYGDAYLAGEFNGEEPFPVTSGAFQTTTTDGTGFVSKFSPTGRSLIYSTFLGGNPSDFNSAVDGIAVDPEGHLYATGSTAATNFPVTSDAYQKSNGAVPGRYNAFFTELNLDGSALEYSTYLGGAGGQYGDFGSSIAVDKSGNAFVFGEVSSPNFPVTKGAYRTTNIASGTELSDSLPLSSPQS, from the coding sequence GTGTATTCGACATTTCTGGGCAATGGTGGTCTGGAAGGCGCAAGTCCTTTCGGGCCCCTGGCTCTCGCGGTGGATGGCTACGGTGATGCTTACCTTGCGGGCGAGTTCAACGGCGAAGAACCATTTCCCGTTACGAGCGGGGCATTTCAGACTACTACCACTGACGGGACAGGTTTCGTCAGCAAGTTCTCTCCGACAGGCAGGAGCCTGATTTACTCCACCTTTCTTGGCGGCAATCCGTCCGACTTTAATTCTGCCGTCGACGGAATCGCCGTCGACCCTGAAGGGCATCTCTACGCAACGGGAAGCACCGCCGCAACCAACTTTCCGGTGACCTCTGATGCTTATCAGAAGAGCAACGGCGCAGTGCCCGGTCGTTACAACGCATTTTTCACGGAACTGAACCTCGACGGATCCGCGCTTGAATATTCAACTTATCTAGGTGGAGCGGGAGGGCAGTATGGCGATTTCGGTTCGTCAATCGCGGTTGACAAAAGCGGCAATGCTTTTGTCTTCGGCGAAGTCTCGTCTCCCAACTTCCCGGTGACTAAAGGGGCTTATCGAACGACCAACATCGCATCAGGGACCGAATTAAGCGACTCATTGCCGCTAAGTTCACCTCAAAGTTGA
- the hemL gene encoding glutamate-1-semialdehyde 2,1-aminomutase, whose translation MSRSLTKSHEFQLRAERLLPGGVDSPVRAFRAVGGAPPFLVRAKGAYLWDADGNRYLDYFGSWGPMILGHAYPPVVEAIQKAAANGASFGASTPAEGELAEMVVSAFPSIEKLRFVSSGTEATMSAIRVARAFTGRKYIVKFEGCYHGHSDGLLVKAGSGVATFGIPGSAGVPDEIVHFTLALPYNDLDAVEAAFRAHPDEIACVILEPVVGNMGCVAPVPGYLERLRAITSVAGAVLIFDEVMTGFRVALGGAQALYGIEPDLTTLGKIIGGGLPCGAFGGRAEIMDLLAPLGPVYQAGTLSGNPLAMAAGIATVSELSARAREIYPELERVSAAVASGVAAEAEAAGISVITNRVGSMFTWFFTKDPVTDWESASASDTALFGRFHRAMLEAGVWLPPSQFEAMFLGTAHGDAEVEATIAAAKVAFAEDRRK comes from the coding sequence ATGTCTAGAAGCCTCACCAAATCTCACGAATTCCAGCTCCGCGCCGAACGCCTCCTGCCCGGCGGAGTCGATTCTCCCGTACGAGCCTTCCGCGCCGTTGGCGGAGCGCCGCCGTTCCTCGTTCGCGCCAAGGGTGCTTACTTGTGGGACGCCGATGGCAACCGCTACCTTGACTATTTCGGCTCCTGGGGACCGATGATTTTGGGTCATGCCTATCCGCCGGTAGTCGAGGCGATTCAAAAAGCGGCGGCGAATGGCGCCAGTTTTGGGGCTTCGACACCGGCCGAAGGGGAGTTGGCGGAGATGGTGGTTTCCGCCTTTCCTTCAATCGAGAAATTGCGTTTTGTCAGCTCCGGCACCGAGGCCACTATGTCGGCGATCCGGGTGGCGCGGGCTTTTACCGGGCGAAAATATATCGTTAAGTTCGAGGGCTGTTATCACGGTCATTCCGACGGCCTGCTAGTCAAGGCAGGCTCCGGAGTCGCCACTTTCGGCATCCCCGGCTCAGCGGGGGTTCCCGACGAGATTGTCCACTTCACGCTGGCCCTCCCCTACAACGACCTGGACGCGGTCGAAGCCGCCTTCCGGGCTCATCCCGACGAGATTGCCTGCGTGATCCTCGAGCCGGTGGTCGGCAACATGGGCTGCGTCGCTCCGGTTCCGGGATATCTGGAGCGCCTTCGAGCCATCACCTCGGTCGCCGGCGCAGTATTGATCTTCGACGAGGTGATGACCGGCTTTCGCGTAGCCCTCGGCGGAGCCCAGGCGCTCTACGGCATTGAGCCCGACCTGACTACGCTCGGCAAGATCATCGGCGGAGGTCTGCCCTGCGGGGCGTTCGGCGGCCGCGCCGAAATCATGGATCTGCTCGCGCCGCTCGGTCCCGTGTACCAGGCAGGGACGCTGAGCGGGAATCCGCTGGCCATGGCAGCCGGGATCGCGACCGTCAGCGAATTATCAGCCCGCGCTCGCGAAATTTATCCGGAATTAGAGCGGGTAAGCGCCGCGGTCGCTTCCGGAGTCGCAGCCGAAGCTGAAGCCGCTGGCATCTCCGTGATCACCAACCGGGTGGGGTCAATGTTTACCTGGTTCTTTACCAAGGACCCGGTGACCGACTGGGAGAGCGCCTCCGCTTCGGACACGGCGTTGTTTGGGAGATTTCATCGTGCCATGCTGGAGGCTGGAGTCTGGCTGCCTCCTTCGCAGTTCGAGGCAATGTTTTTGGGAACAGCCCATGGGGATGCTGAAGTGGAGGCGACGATCGCGGCGGCGAAGGTGGCGTTTGCGGAAGATCGGCGCAAGTAG
- a CDS encoding polysaccharide deacetylase family protein, with the protein MLTQLAATGAAMTLAAGGLAYASLSPGSQFFGQTVIATRNPNEVALTFDDGPNDPYTFQLLEMLAEHRVRATFFMIGRFVRQRPDIVRAVQAAGHLIGNHTMTHPWLVLESAARVRRELAECNAALEDVLGQKVHHFRPPHGARRPDVLRTACELGLTPVMWNVMGYDWKPENDASRILNYLEKGIDRNRRARRSSNIVLHDGGQAGIGQNRRATVEAVGKLLVRVGTHAAYIDANQISAKSNG; encoded by the coding sequence ATGCTCACCCAGCTAGCCGCTACTGGAGCCGCCATGACCCTCGCCGCCGGAGGCCTGGCTTACGCTTCGCTCTCACCTGGCTCGCAGTTCTTCGGGCAGACCGTCATCGCCACTCGCAATCCTAACGAAGTCGCTCTCACTTTCGATGACGGACCGAACGATCCTTACACGTTTCAACTTCTGGAGATGCTTGCCGAACACCGGGTGCGGGCGACGTTCTTTATGATCGGACGCTTTGTGAGGCAGCGGCCGGATATAGTTCGCGCAGTGCAGGCGGCGGGACACTTAATTGGCAACCACACCATGACCCATCCTTGGCTGGTGCTGGAGTCGGCGGCGAGGGTTCGCCGGGAACTCGCTGAATGCAATGCGGCGCTCGAAGATGTGCTCGGCCAGAAGGTCCACCATTTCCGGCCGCCGCATGGAGCCCGCCGTCCGGACGTGCTCCGCACTGCCTGCGAACTCGGATTGACGCCAGTCATGTGGAACGTGATGGGCTACGACTGGAAACCCGAAAACGACGCTTCAAGAATCCTGAATTACTTAGAGAAGGGAATCGATCGAAATCGGCGTGCAAGGCGAAGCAGCAACATCGTCCTTCACGATGGTGGCCAAGCCGGAATCGGGCAGAATCGCAGGGCCACCGTGGAAGCGGTGGGGAAGCTGCTGGTTCGAGTCGGCACGCACGCCGCTTACATCGATGCGAACCAGATCTCGGCCAAAAGTAATGGCTAA
- a CDS encoding deoxynucleoside kinase, giving the protein MAKLFEHPRFIALEGPIRVGKSSLAEILADGLHARRIIEPENNPFLDRFYAGQTSVGFQTQMWFLHQRYEQLKGIQSENETTPVVADYIFEKDKLFAYINLSDAELALYNNYYQHFREQVPTPDLVIYLQATPEVLKQRLKRKGVAGERAVSDDYLEQVAAAYEHFFFHYTASDLLVVNTSEIDFVNNNGDLQMLLKRLSEPIKGTQYFLPLSTELAG; this is encoded by the coding sequence ATGGCTAAACTCTTTGAACACCCGCGTTTCATCGCCCTGGAAGGTCCGATCCGAGTAGGAAAGTCGAGTCTGGCGGAGATTCTGGCTGACGGGCTGCATGCGCGGAGGATCATTGAACCGGAAAACAATCCCTTCCTTGATCGCTTTTATGCCGGGCAGACCTCGGTTGGTTTCCAGACGCAGATGTGGTTCCTGCATCAGCGTTATGAACAGCTAAAGGGTATTCAGAGCGAGAATGAAACGACCCCGGTCGTCGCCGACTATATCTTCGAGAAAGACAAGCTCTTTGCTTACATCAACTTGTCGGATGCTGAGTTGGCGCTTTACAACAATTACTATCAGCACTTTCGCGAACAGGTTCCCACTCCCGACCTGGTGATCTACCTCCAAGCCACTCCGGAGGTGCTGAAGCAGCGATTGAAGCGCAAAGGCGTCGCGGGCGAACGCGCGGTAAGCGACGACTACCTGGAACAAGTGGCGGCCGCTTATGAGCACTTCTTTTTCCACTACACAGCCAGCGATTTGCTGGTGGTGAATACCTCCGAGATCGACTTTGTGAACAACAATGGCGACTTGCAGATGCTGCTCAAAAGGCTTTCGGAACCCATCAAGGGGACGCAATATTTTCTGCCGCTCAGCACCGAACTCGCGGGTTGA
- the panB gene encoding 3-methyl-2-oxobutanoate hydroxymethyltransferase: MSVTNFRSTDANASTDERASSSATKVTLPHLQTKKHQRQPITALTAYDYATARLVDESGIDMVLVGDSLAMVVMGLDSTLAVTVDEMLHHTRAVRRAVRRAIVVADMPFGSYHSSVAEGVGNAIRFIKEAGAEAVKIEGGRNRLELVERLVDAEVPVIGHLGLTPQSLHRMGGYSVQGKSMRAIDELMRDATSLEHAGATAVVLEGMPREVAKHITADLSIPTIGIGAGPDCDGQILVFHDLVNLSFSKPAKFVRQFGDAAALFRSAIGSYREEVLQRSFPAEAESYHLGKEERATLEERAAAKFAIAR, from the coding sequence ATGAGCGTCACAAATTTTCGCAGCACGGATGCGAATGCGTCCACGGATGAGCGAGCGAGTTCTTCCGCGACGAAGGTCACCCTTCCCCATCTCCAAACCAAAAAGCATCAGCGGCAGCCGATTACTGCGCTAACGGCATATGATTACGCAACCGCCCGGCTGGTTGACGAGTCGGGCATCGATATGGTCCTGGTCGGTGATTCACTGGCCATGGTCGTGATGGGTTTGGACAGCACCCTGGCGGTTACCGTTGACGAGATGCTGCATCACACCCGGGCGGTGCGCCGGGCGGTGCGTCGGGCGATCGTGGTTGCCGATATGCCCTTCGGCTCCTATCACTCGAGCGTCGCTGAGGGCGTTGGCAACGCCATTCGCTTCATCAAAGAAGCAGGCGCTGAAGCGGTCAAGATTGAGGGCGGCCGCAATCGCCTGGAGTTGGTCGAGAGGCTGGTGGACGCTGAGGTTCCAGTCATTGGTCATCTTGGACTCACCCCCCAGTCCCTGCACCGGATGGGCGGCTATTCCGTCCAGGGGAAGTCGATGCGGGCGATCGATGAGCTGATGCGTGACGCCACCTCGCTCGAACATGCAGGGGCTACTGCGGTCGTTCTCGAGGGAATGCCGCGTGAGGTAGCAAAGCACATCACCGCCGATCTCTCGATCCCGACTATTGGAATCGGCGCCGGCCCGGACTGCGATGGACAGATTCTGGTCTTCCACGACCTCGTTAATCTGAGCTTTTCGAAGCCGGCGAAGTTCGTTCGTCAATTTGGCGATGCGGCGGCGCTCTTTCGGTCGGCGATCGGAAGTTACCGCGAAGAGGTGCTTCAGCGATCGTTTCCAGCCGAGGCAGAGAGCTATCACCTCGGGAAAGAGGAGCGGGCGACGCTCGAAGAAAGAGCTGCGGCGAAGTTCGCTATCGCTCGCTAA
- the panC gene encoding pantoate--beta-alanine ligase: protein MKVVGTIQEMQSACRALRLAGQSLGLVPTMGALHDGHLSLVRASKATCGVTAVSIFVNPTQFAPNEDLAKYPRTFETDCLALQAGEVDLVFAPTVAEMYPPGAVTWVEVAEVSDRLDGASRPGHFRGVATVVAKLFHIVSPTHAFFGQKDAAQLAVLRKMVRDLNFDLEIVGCPVVREADGLAMSSRNRFLQAEERQHALVISQALREAGRIVASGVTSADQLVEKMAAVMREQPKVRVDYIAVADPNTLEAISDVRQGGLLAIAAFAGSTRLIDNILIAGRTG, encoded by the coding sequence ATGAAGGTCGTCGGGACGATTCAGGAGATGCAGTCTGCCTGCCGCGCTCTGCGCCTTGCAGGCCAGTCGCTCGGTCTGGTTCCAACCATGGGCGCCTTGCACGATGGGCATTTATCGCTGGTAAGGGCGTCGAAGGCGACCTGCGGGGTCACCGCGGTATCGATCTTCGTCAACCCAACGCAATTCGCTCCGAACGAAGACCTGGCCAAATACCCGCGAACCTTTGAGACCGATTGCCTCGCACTTCAAGCGGGAGAGGTGGATCTGGTCTTCGCGCCGACGGTGGCGGAGATGTATCCCCCCGGAGCGGTGACCTGGGTCGAGGTTGCGGAGGTGAGCGACCGGCTCGACGGCGCCTCTCGTCCGGGTCATTTTCGCGGAGTCGCCACGGTCGTCGCCAAGCTCTTTCACATCGTCTCCCCGACTCACGCGTTTTTCGGCCAGAAGGACGCAGCGCAATTAGCGGTTTTGCGCAAGATGGTGCGCGATCTGAACTTCGACCTCGAAATAGTCGGCTGCCCGGTCGTCCGAGAGGCGGACGGCTTGGCAATGAGTTCGCGGAATCGCTTCCTCCAGGCAGAGGAACGACAGCACGCGCTGGTCATCAGCCAGGCTTTGCGCGAGGCTGGCCGAATTGTCGCGAGCGGCGTTACGTCGGCCGACCAACTCGTCGAGAAGATGGCCGCTGTCATGCGCGAGCAGCCGAAGGTCCGGGTGGACTACATCGCGGTGGCCGACCCGAACACCCTGGAGGCAATCAGCGATGTTCGTCAAGGAGGATTGCTGGCGATTGCGGCTTTTGCCGGCTCCACGCGACTCATCGACAACATTTTGATCGCTGGCCGAACAGGCTGA
- a CDS encoding DNA-3-methyladenine glycosylase, translated as MEKSISRANSDLGTLLPEFYLDPPDVVARRLVGKLLLRRLQAEFLIGRIVETEAYLGQDDPAAHAFAGQTSRNQVIFGPPGRAYVYFIYGVHYCLNVSCEPEGKAGCVLIRALKPIAGLATMAALRKLPADAQPRLLTSGPGKLCQALAIRRETHNGMDLTNPDSDLQIRSDGYKPGHIAVTPRIGISKASHLPLRFHVEGNRFVSGASSRIDGGRR; from the coding sequence GTGGAGAAATCCATCTCCCGTGCCAATTCTGATCTTGGCACGCTGCTTCCGGAGTTCTACCTTGATCCTCCCGACGTGGTGGCCCGAAGGCTTGTCGGCAAGCTGCTCCTACGGCGCTTACAAGCCGAATTCCTGATCGGCCGGATCGTTGAGACCGAAGCCTATCTCGGCCAGGACGACCCTGCCGCCCACGCTTTCGCCGGCCAGACAAGCCGGAACCAGGTGATTTTTGGGCCGCCTGGACGCGCCTACGTCTATTTCATTTATGGAGTTCACTACTGCCTCAACGTCTCCTGCGAGCCAGAGGGCAAGGCCGGCTGTGTTCTGATTCGCGCTCTCAAACCCATCGCCGGACTGGCCACCATGGCAGCCCTGCGCAAATTGCCCGCGGATGCGCAGCCGCGCCTCTTGACCTCCGGCCCGGGAAAGCTCTGCCAGGCGCTCGCCATTCGCCGCGAAACCCATAACGGCATGGATCTCACCAACCCCGATTCCGACCTGCAGATCCGCAGCGATGGGTACAAACCAGGCCATATCGCCGTCACCCCCCGAATCGGCATCAGCAAGGCATCCCATCTCCCGCTGCGCTTTCACGTTGAAGGCAATCGGTTTGTCTCAGGCGCCAGTTCGCGAATCGATGGGGGTCGACGGTAA
- the bcp gene encoding thioredoxin-dependent thiol peroxidase produces the protein MEPNQKVADFTLQDEQENTVHISDFAGKPVALFFYPKADTPGCTIEACGFRDIFKKIQDAGAVVLGISRDTPKAQKKFKEKYDLPYALLADVDEVVCKQFDVLKEKNMYGKKVIGIERTTFLIGPDQHLIRVFPKVKPEGHAEEVLAAVNEYTRAHQAQAHQG, from the coding sequence ATGGAACCGAACCAGAAAGTCGCCGACTTTACCCTTCAGGACGAGCAGGAAAATACCGTACATATCTCCGACTTCGCCGGTAAGCCCGTAGCTCTCTTCTTCTATCCCAAGGCCGACACTCCCGGCTGCACCATTGAAGCCTGCGGTTTCCGGGACATCTTCAAGAAAATTCAGGATGCCGGCGCTGTCGTGCTCGGCATTTCGCGCGATACCCCCAAGGCGCAGAAAAAATTCAAGGAGAAATACGATCTGCCCTATGCGCTCCTTGCTGATGTAGACGAAGTTGTCTGCAAACAGTTTGACGTTCTTAAGGAAAAGAACATGTATGGGAAGAAAGTGATTGGCATCGAGCGAACCACCTTTCTTATTGGCCCCGACCAGCACCTGATTCGAGTCTTTCCTAAAGTGAAGCCCGAAGGGCATGCCGAAGAAGTGCTGGCTGCGGTGAACGAGTACACCCGGGCGCACCAAGCCCAGGCACACCAAGGATGA